In Apium graveolens cultivar Ventura chromosome 10, ASM990537v1, whole genome shotgun sequence, the following are encoded in one genomic region:
- the LOC141690347 gene encoding protein neprosin-like, translating to MKMKLLNCLVVLIFLFFVPYNSAARISLKKKIQVQNHLKSLNKVAHESIKSPDGDVIDCIPISHQPAFDHPLLQNHKIQLGPNYHPEGLFDNKRVNSLKSSEGLKPIKQLWHSNGKCAEGTIPVRRTKEEDVLRASSIKNYGKKKKIVNIIRPNSAKPQPDLVTQNGHQHAIAYVDEDKYFGAKATMNVWQPKIEQSNEFSLSQIWVLGGSFDGDLNSIEAGWQVSPDLYGDNNTRLFTYWTSDAYEATGCYNLLCSGFIQINNEIAMGASIFPVSSYHGSQFDISILLWKDPNEGNWWMQFGNSNQVIGYWPASLFSNLADGATLIEWGGEVVNSASDGQHTTTQMGSGHFPGEGFSKASYFRNIQVVDGSNQLRVPKDVKTFTEQSSCYDVQTGKNGQWGTYFYYGGPGRNPKCP from the exons ATGAAGATGAAGTTGTTGAATTGCCTTGTTGtgttgattttcttgttttttgtGCCATATAATTCTGCTGCTAGGATTTCTCTTAAGAAGAAGATTCAAGTCCAGAATCACTTGAAGAGTTTGAATAAAGTTGCTCATGAATCTATTAAG AGCCCAGATGGGGATGTGATTGACTGTATTCCTATCTCTCATCAACCAGCTTTTGATCATCCACTTCTTCAGAATCACAAAATTCAG TTGGGGCCTAATTATCATCCAGAAGGGCTCTTTGATAATAAAAGAGTAAATTCTTTAAAGTCCAGTGAAGGGTTAAAGCCAATTAAACAATTGTGGCATTCAAATGGAAAGTGTGCTGAAGGAACAATTCCGGTAAGAAGAACAAAGGAAGAGGATGTTCTTAGAGCTAGCTCTATCAAGAATTATGGCAAAAAGAAAAAGATTGTTAACATTATTCGCCCGAATTCAGCTAAACCGCAACCGGACCTCGTTACTCAAAATGGGCACCAG CATGCAATTGCTTATGTTGACGAAGACAAGTATTTTGGAGCGAAGGCAACTATGAATGTTTGGCAACCAAAAATTGAGCAATCAAATGAATTTAGCCTTTCTCAGATATGGGTTTTAGGAGGTTCTTTCGATGGAGATCTTAACAGCATTGAAGCTGGTTGGCAG GTTAGTCCAGATTTGTATGGGGACAATAACACCAGACTCTTTACATACTGGACT AGTGACGCATATGAAGCCACGGGATGCTACAATTTGCTCTGCTCAGGCTTTATTCAAATCAACAATGAGATAGCTATGGGGGCTAGCATATTCCCAGTATCAAGCTATCATGGTTCTCAATTTGATATTAGTATACTACTTTGGAAG GATCCAAATGAGGGTAATTGGTGGATGCAATTTGGGAATAGCAATCAGGTCATAGGTTACTGGCCAGCTTCGTTATTTTCGAATTTAGCAGATGGCGCAACCTTAATTGAATGGGGCGGTGAAGTTGTAAACTCCGCATCAGATGGACAGCACACCACTACTCAAATGGGAAGTGGTCATTTTCCAGGAGAAGGATTTAGTAAGGCTAGTTATTTCAGAAACATTCAAGTAGTTGATGGATCCAACCAACTTAGGGTTCCCAAAGATGTTAAGACTTTTACCGAGCAGTCTAGCTGTTATGACGTCCAAACGGGAAAGAATGGGCAGTGGGGCACCTACTTCTACTATGGTGGACCGGGAAGAAATCCGAAGTGTCCATGA